A genomic segment from Mycosarcoma maydis chromosome 13, whole genome shotgun sequence encodes:
- a CDS encoding putative AMP deaminase has product MCGTRRINGADTGVDLSAMASNLSMNSSISNMDASPASSDRNPFEQDRASPGTPPATRADASHYSETDEKRLHESDGHYWAHRRISSSHRNSPAIDIPTRLQGSFTADSQNELEPTFASTSLAERSSVFSSGSLHDDRRSNADLDFSGDGSHVPPPNVATIFHDPQPAHDSVPQHSNLQAAQEQSHFAASPAEAAAAAAGLGAAPHATLAPQSEADPSHLSASNVAVHAELSGELRALYTSLQTCLELRDKYMCASLQGAMEDNPKNWDAEYCARQAAVSGDQTPRTASGPVAEGSIKIDGSSWDSHSGRPKPWRIYPAPPRPHWELFNPPPESSFVVRPTSVNPLPPPIPPASPANAQAAQALLESSGGKPGLYREQDVVIPSKHTRNGIDITWHMDETGVIQVYEGQAPSALAPPTQSVDDPSSPTATPTGLRKEPLFSVPTIREYFKDLDYLLGVISDGPVKSFAWRRLKYLESKWNLYFLLNEYRELADMKRVPHRDFYNVRKVDTHIHHSASMNQKHLLRFIKAKIKRFPDDIVIHRDGKDLTLQQVFESLKLTAYDLSIDTLDMHAHQDAFHRFDKFNLKYNPMGESRLREIFLKTDNLIKGRYLAELTKEVMADLEQSKYQMAEYRVSIYGRTRGEWDKLASWVVDNSLFSPNVRWLIQVPRLYDVYKANGTVDNFEQIIRNVFEPLFEVTQNPQSHPKLHVFLQRVVGFDLVDDESKPERRIHKKFPVPKLWDFKDSPPYNYWLYYMFANISSLNQWRKLRGFNTFVLRPHAGEAGDTDHMAAAFLTSQSISHGILLRKVPALQYLYYLKQIGLAMSPLSNNALFLSYDRNPFPNFLKLGMNVSISTDDPLQFHLSKEPLLEEYSVATQIYKLTPADMCELARNSVLQSGWEMEIKRHWLGPNFQLPGPRGNVVAKSNVPDIRLRFREETLREELDLVWQTQASVA; this is encoded by the coding sequence ATGTGTGGCACTCGAAGGATCAACGGCGCCGACACCGGCGTCGACCTCTCCGCCATGGCATCGAACCTGTCCATGAACAGCTCCATCTCCAACATGGACGCGTCGCCCGCGTCCAGCGACAGAAATCCTTTCGAGCAAGACCGAGCATCACCTGGCACACCTCCTGCAACCCGTGCAGATGCTTCTCATTACTCCGAGACCGACGAGAAGCGACTCCACGAATCCGATGGTCATTACTGGGCCCACAGACGCATTTCATCATCCCACCGTAACTCGCCTGCCATCGACATTCCCACTCGCCTTCAAGGCTCTTTCACCGCCGACTCGCAAAATGAACTTGAGCCCACTTTTGCTTCCACCTCTCTTGCAGAGAGATCTTCGGTCTTTTCTTCCGGTTCTCTCCACGACGACCGTCGTTCTAACGCCGATCTTGACTTTTCCGGCGACGGCAGTCACGTTCCTCCTCCCAACGTCGCCACCATTTTTCACGATCCTCAACCCGCGCACGACTCGGTCCCTCAGCACAGCAACCTTCAAGCCGCTCAGGAACAAAGCCACTTTGCAGCATCTCCTGCCGAAGCCgcggcggcagctgctggtCTTGGTGCCGCACCTCACGCCACTCTCGCTCCTCAAAGTGAAGCTGACCCAAGCCACTTGAGCGCCTCCAATGTCGCCGTCCACGCGGAGCTCTCCGGAGAGCTCCGCGCTCTGTATACAAGCTTGCAGACTTgtctcgagcttcgagACAAGTACATGTGCGCCAGCCTCCAGGGCGCCATGGAGGACAACCCAAAGAACTGGGACGCCGAATACTGTGCTCGTCAGGCTGCTGTTAGCGGTGACCAGACCCCACGAACCGCCTCTGGTCCCGTCGCTGAAGGCTccatcaagatcgacggTTCCTCTTGGGATTCCCACTCGGGCAGGCCCAAGCCCTGGCGCATCTACCccgctcctcctcgtcccCACTGGGAGCTCTTTAACCCTCCTCCTGAATCGTCCTTTGTCGTACGCCCTACTTCCGTCAACCCTCTTCCGCCGCCCATCCCCCCCGCTAGTCCGGCCAACGcccaagcagctcaagcgcTTCTTGAAAGCTCTGGTGGTAAGCCTGGCCTCTACCGCGAACAGGATGTCGTCATTCCGTCCAAACACACACGCAACGGCATCGACATCACCTGGCATATGGACGAGACTGGTGTAATCCAGGTATACGAGGGCCAGGCCCCATCGGCATTAGCGCCTCCGACTCAAAGCGTCGACGACCCATCGTCGCCTACCGCAACTCCCACCGGCTTGCGAAAGGAGCCCCTCTTCAGCGTGCCCACCATTCGAGAGTACTTTAAGGACCTCGACTACCTCCTTGGCGTCATCTCGGACGGCCCCGTCAAGAGTTTTGCCTGGCGTCGACTCAAGTATCTTGAGAGCAAGTGGAACCTCTACTTCCTGCTCAACGAGTACCGCGAACTAGCAGACATGAAGCGTGTCCCGCATCGTGACTTCTACAATGTCCGTAAAGTCGACACTCACATTCACCACAGTGCTTCCATGAACCAGAAGCATTTGTTGCGCTTCATCAAGGCTAAGATCAAGCGTTTCCCCGACGACATTGTCATCCACCGTGATGGCAAGGATTTGACGCTTCAGCAAGTATTTGAATCTCTCAAACTTACCGCCTACGATCTTAGTATTGacacgctcgacatgcATGCACACCAAGATGCCTTCCATCGCTTTGACAAGTTCAACCTCAAGTACAATCCTATGGGCGAATCGCGTCTGCGTGAGATTTTCCTCAAGACCGACAACTTGATCAAAGGTAGATACCTCGCCGAACTCACCAAGGAGGTAATGGCTGATTTGGAGCAGAGCAAATACCAGATGGCCGAGTACCGTGTCTCTATCTATGGTCGAACTAGAGGCGAATGGGACAAGCTGGCTAGCTGGGTTGTCGACAACAGTCTTTTTAGCCCCAACGTTCGATGGCTGATCCAGGTGCCGCGCCTTTACGACGTTTACAAAGCCAACGGTACCGTCGACAACTTTGAGCAAATTATTCGCAACGTCTTCGAACCGTTATTCGAAGTGACACAGAATCCGCAAAGTCATCCAAAACTGCACGTCTTTCTGCAGCGTgtcgtcggcttcgacctcgtcgacgacgaaagcAAGCCAGAGAGACGGATTCACAAAAAATTCCCCGTTCCTAAACTTTGGGACTTCAAAGACAGCCCACCGTACAACTACTGGCTCTATTACATGTTTGCCAACATTTCGAGCTTGAACCAGTGGCGAAAGCTGCGCGGCTTCAACACCTTTGTCCTCCGACCTCACGCCGGCGAAGCAGGCGACACCGACCACATGGCTGCCGCCTTCTTGACATCTCAATCCATCTCTCACGGTATTCTGCTACGCAAAGTTCCTGCTCTGCAGTACCTCTACTACCTCAAGCAGATCGGTTTGGCCATGTCGCCGCTCAGCAACAATGCGCTGTTCCTGTCGTACGATCGCAACCCGTTCCCGAACTtcctcaagctcggcatgaACGTTTCCATCAGCACCGACGACCCACTTCAGTTCCACTTGTCCAAAGAACCGTTGCTGGAAGAGTACTCGGTGGCGACGCAAATCTACAAGCTGACGCCAGCTGACATGTGCGAGCTGGCGCGCAACTCGGTTCTCCAGTCAGGATGGGAGATGGAAATCAAACGTCATTGGCTGGGACCCAATTTCCAGTTGCCAGGTCCGAGGGGCAATGTTGTTGCTAAGAGCAACGTGCCCGACATTCGTCTGAGGTTTAGGGAAGAAACTCTGAGGGAGGAGTTGGATCTGGTTTGGCAGACTCAAGCTTCCGTCGCTTGA
- a CDS encoding putative replication factor C subunit 3 has translation MTSKGKGKADDATATDQQLDLLPWVEKYRPATLDDLVSHKDITSTIQNFIDKNRLPHLLFYGPPGTGKTSTILAMARKIFGPQFRNSVLELNASDDRGIDVVREQIKSFASTKSVFSSKGGFKLIVLDEADAMTQAAQGALRRVIEQYTKNVRFCIICNYVNKIIPAIQSRCTRFRFNPLELDQVEDRLNHVIESEGCNITQDGKEALLKLSRGDMRRALNVLQACHAASDHIDETAVYNCTGNPHPHDIEAILKSMMEDEFTTAFWTVSQLKTAKGIALADIITGFYDLLTTIKLPAKSRIYLLDHLADTEHRLSTGGSEKIQLTALLGAVKVAVELSQA, from the exons ATGACGTCcaaaggcaaaggcaaggcgGATGACGCTACCGCGACAGACCAacagctcgatctgcttccCTGGGTAGAGAAGTACCGTCCCGCGACGCTTGACGATCTCGTATCACACAAGGACATCACGTCTACCATCCAAAATTTCATCGACAAGAACCGTCTTCCACACCTGCTCTTCTACGGTCCACCAGGAACCGGCAAGACGTCGACAATCCTAGCCATGGCACGCAAGATCTTCGGCCCACAATTCAGGAACAGCGTTCTCGAGCTCAATGCGTCGGATGACCGTGGTATCGATGTAGTCCGAGAACAAATCAAGAGTTTCGCTAGCACCAAGAGCGTTTTCAGCTCTAAGGGCGGTTTCAAGCTCATCGTGCTCGATGAAGCCGATGCCATGACCCAAGCTGCCCAAGGAGCACTTCGCCGAGTCATTGAGCAATACACCAAAAACGTTCGTTTCTGCATCATCTGCAACTACGTCAACAAGATCATCCCCGCGATCCAATCCCGTTGCACGCGTTTCCGATTCAATCCGCTCGAACTCGACCAGGTCGAAGATCGTCTCAACCACGTCATCGAATCGGAAGGTTGCAACATCACCCAGGACGGCAAAGAGGCGTTGTTGAAGCTCTCCCGTGGAGACATGCGAAGAGCGCTCAACGTGTTGCAAGCGTGTCATGCTGCGAGCGATCATATTGACGAAACCGCTGTGTATAATTGCACGGGCAACCCGCATCCACACGACATCGAAGCCATCCTCAAATCGATGATGGAGGATGAGTTTACAACGGCATTCTGGACCGTGTCCCAACTCAAAACGGCAAAGGGAATCGCATTGGCGGATATCATTACTGGATTCTATGATTTACTGACTACCATCAAGTTGCCGGCTAAATCGAGGATTTATTTATTGGATCACTTGGCGGATACCGA ACATCGATTGAGTACAGGCGGCTCAGAAAAGATCCAACTCACAGCCCTGCTCGGCGCTGTCAAGGTCGCCGTCGAGCTCTCGCAGGCATAA